In a single window of the Streptomyces cinnabarinus genome:
- a CDS encoding PLP-dependent aminotransferase family protein, whose product MDLHLELSAADGRRAGLERALRAAVRDGRLAAGERLPATRRLAEELGVSRNTVKAAYDQLVAEGYFTARQGSGTQVAPLASPVGAAPEASVRARAPRFDLRPGSPDVGAFPAAAWSRAWRRAVATAPSLAYDYGDPRGRIELRTALSGYLGRARGVLAPPERIVVTSGYVQGLALLTRVLDGGEIAMEDPGLPFHRDVVRRNGGSVVPVPVDERGVRVDGLGEPAAVVVTPAHQYPTGVTLNPERRRALTDWARARGALIVEDDYDGEFRYDRQPVGALQGMAPGQVGYLGTASKTLGPALRLGWMVLPPHLVDAVADAKLHSDHHTESLGQLALAELIDSHAYDRHVRASRLRYRRRRDQLVERLGARRGVRGVRGIAAGLHALVEVDNEAAVLARAEAEGLAVGALGEHWHSAAGEERPQGLVVGYGTPRERAYPEALEVLGKVLDGP is encoded by the coding sequence GTGGACCTGCACTTGGAGCTCTCCGCCGCTGACGGGCGCCGTGCCGGTCTTGAGCGGGCTCTTCGGGCGGCTGTGCGGGACGGGCGGTTGGCGGCCGGGGAGCGGTTGCCCGCTACCCGGCGGCTTGCCGAGGAGTTGGGGGTTTCTCGGAATACCGTCAAAGCGGCCTACGACCAGCTCGTCGCCGAGGGGTACTTCACCGCTCGGCAGGGTTCGGGGACACAGGTCGCTCCGCTCGCCTCTCCGGTAGGCGCGGCGCCGGAGGCTTCCGTACGCGCGCGTGCGCCGCGGTTCGATCTGCGGCCGGGGAGTCCTGACGTGGGGGCGTTTCCCGCGGCGGCGTGGTCGCGGGCGTGGCGGCGAGCGGTCGCCACAGCGCCGTCCCTGGCCTACGACTACGGCGATCCCCGGGGACGGATCGAGCTGCGGACCGCCTTGTCGGGGTATCTGGGGCGGGCCCGTGGAGTGCTCGCGCCGCCCGAACGGATCGTCGTCACCTCGGGGTATGTGCAGGGGCTCGCACTGCTCACGCGCGTGCTGGACGGCGGCGAGATCGCCATGGAGGATCCTGGGCTGCCCTTCCACCGGGATGTCGTACGGCGCAACGGCGGATCCGTGGTGCCGGTGCCGGTCGATGAGCGCGGGGTCCGGGTGGACGGTCTCGGGGAGCCCGCGGCTGTCGTCGTCACGCCCGCTCATCAGTATCCGACCGGGGTCACGCTCAATCCGGAGCGGCGGCGGGCGCTCACCGACTGGGCACGCGCGCGTGGCGCACTGATCGTCGAGGACGACTACGACGGAGAGTTCCGTTACGACCGGCAGCCCGTCGGGGCGTTGCAGGGGATGGCGCCAGGGCAGGTCGGGTACCTGGGGACCGCCTCCAAAACGCTCGGGCCGGCGCTGCGGCTCGGCTGGATGGTGCTGCCCCCGCACCTCGTCGACGCGGTCGCCGACGCCAAGCTGCACAGCGACCATCACACCGAGTCGCTCGGGCAGTTGGCGCTCGCCGAGCTGATCGACAGCCATGCCTACGACCGCCATGTGCGCGCCAGTCGGCTGCGGTACCGGAGGCGTAGGGACCAGCTCGTCGAACGGCTCGGGGCGCGGCGGGGTGTGCGCGGTGTACGGGGCATCGCCGCGGGGCTGCACGCGCTGGTGGAGGTCGACAACGAGGCCGCGGTGCTGGCGCGGGCCGAAGCGGAAGGGCTCGCGGTCGGGGCGCTCGGCGAGCACTGGCACTCGGCGGCGGGCGAAGAGCGGCCGCAGGGGTTGGTCGTGGGGTACGGGACGCCTCGGGAGCGGGCGTATCCGGAGGCCTTGGAGGTGCTCGGCAAGGTGCTCGACGGTCCTTGA